The following coding sequences are from one Delphinus delphis chromosome 19, mDelDel1.2, whole genome shotgun sequence window:
- the NBR1 gene encoding next to BRCA1 gene 1 protein — protein sequence MEPQVTLNVTFKNETQSFLVSDPENTTWADVEAMVKVSFDLNTIQIKYLDEENEEVSINSQGEYEEALKMAIKQGNQLQMQVHEGYRVVYEAPPPVGAEKRPVARTGKKPLAHYSSLVRVLGSDMKTPEEPAAQQFPPAPRDADQPQDKPPDWFTSSLETFREQVVKETVEKLEQKLREKLILQNPSLGSCPSEVSMPISEETLFLPENQFNWHIACSSCQRRIVGVRYQCSLCPSYNICEDCESGPYAHDSNHVLLKLRRPVVGSSEPFSHSRFSTPRLPAALEQARLQKQVDKNFLKAEKQRLRAEKKQRKAEVKELKKQLKLHRKIHLWNSIHGLQSPKSPLGRPESLLQSNTPMLPLQPCASVMPTLSAAFVDENLPDGTHLQPGTKFIKHWRMKNTGNVKWSTDTKLKFMWGNLTLASTEKKDVLVPCLKAGHVGVVSVEFIAPTLEGTYTSHWRLSHKGQQFGPRVWCSIIVDPFPYTESSDNIEKSMISSSKGADLTCQQEEALLPAKEEIPPGETTEQAEGTGTCIPQKAKNAASERELYIPSVDLLTAQDLLSFELLDINIVQELERVPHNTPVDMTPCMSPLPHDSPLIEKPGLGQIQEESEGAGFKELPDSTVSVKKRAENISSVEEAEDDLSGTQFVCETVIRSLTLDAAPDHKPPCRQKSTHRAEFQLHTTEEQQPVVLPGFCSKESSLKFAPPEEGPLGDEREEIVRIVEEEAVMEEEEEDELRDEVQSQSSASSEDYIIILPECFDTSRPLGDSMYSSALSQPGLERGAEGEPGVEAGQEPVEAGERPPGGENQPQGHSINDILMTSQTLDTVPLTPEVVGPSPRLPRSPPYAQHHGSPGVDLPVTVPEVFSVPDQSRGELRGSSGLVNSRQKSSDHSRHHHGSSIAGGLVKGALSVAASAYKALFAGPPVTAQPIVSEDQTAALMSHLFEMGFCDRQLNLRLLKKHNYNILQVVTELLQINNDDWYSHRY from the exons ATGGAACCACAGGTTACTCtaaatgtgacttttaaaaatgaaactcaaaGCTTTCTAGTTTCTGATCCAGAAAATACAACTTGGGCTGATGTGGAAGCTATG GTAAAAGTTTCATTTGATTTGAACACTATTCAAATAAAATACctggatgaggaaaatgaagag gtATCCATCAACAGTCAAG GAGAATATGAAGAAGCACTTAAG ATGGCAATTAAGCAGGGAAACCAACTGCAGATGCAAGTCCATGAAGGCTATCGTGTTGTCTACGAAGCCCCACCCCCAGTTGGAGCAGAAAAACGACCAGTTGCAAGGACAGGGAAGAAGCCACTTGCACATTATTCTTCACTGGTGAGAGTCTTGGGATCAGACATGAAGACCCCAGAGGAGCCTGCAGCACAG CAGTTTCCACCTGCTCCACGTGACGCAGACCAGCCTCAAGACAAGCCCCCAGACTGGTTCACAAGCTCCCTAGAGACA TTCAGAGAGCAAGTGGTTAAAGAAACGGTTGAGAAGCTTGAACAGAAATTACGTGAGAAGCTTATCCTCCAGAATCCATCCTTGGGTTCCTGTCCTTCAGAAGTCTCAATGCCTATTTCAGAGGAAACACTGTTTTTGCCAGAAAACCAGTTCAACTGGCATATTGCTTGCAGCAGCTGCCAAAGGAGGATCGTCGGTGTGCGCTACCAGTGCAG CCTCTGCCCATCCTACAATATCTGTGAAGATTGTGAATCGGGGCCATATGCCCATGACTCCAACCATGTCCTGCTGAAGTTGCGGAGACCTGTTGTGGGTTCCTCTGAACCCTTCTCTCACTCGAGGTTCTCTACTCCTCGTCTTCCTGCTGCTCTGGAACAGGCCAG GCTCCAGAAACAGGTTGACAAGAACTTTCTTAAAGCAGAAAAGCAAAGGTTGCGAGCTGAGAAGAAACAGCGTAAAGCAGAGGTCAAGGAACTTAAAAAGCAGCTTAAACTCCACAGGAAGATTCATCTGTGGAATTCGATCCATGGGCTCCAGAGCCCCAAGTCTCCTTTGGGCCGACCCGAGAGCCTGCTGCAGTCTAACACCCCAAT GCTCCCTTTGCAGCCCTGTGCCTCAGTTATGCCAACCCTCAGTGCAGCATTTGTGGATGAGAATTTGCCTGATGGGACTCACCTCCAGCCAGGAACCAAGTTTATCAAACACTGGAGGATGAAAAATACAGGAAATGTAAAGTGGAGTACAGACACAAAG CTCAAGTTCATGTGGGGAAATCTGACTTTGGCTTCTACAGAAAAGAAGGATGTTTTGGTTCCCTGCCTAAAGGCCGGCCATGTGGGAGTTGTGTCTGTGGAGTTCATTGCCCCAACCCTGGAGGGAACATACACTTCCCACTGGCGTCTTTCTCACAAAGGCCAGCAGTTTGGGCCTCGGGTCTGGTGCAGTATCATAGTGGATCCTTTCCCCTACACAGAGAGCTCTGATAACATTGAAAAGAGCATGATCAGCTCAAGCAAAGGTGCTGATCTCACCTGCCAGCAAGAG GAAGCTCTTCTTCCGGCTAAAGAAGAAATTCCACCTGGTGAAACAACTGAGCAGGCAGAAGGGACAGGAACCTGCATCCCACAGAAGGCCAAAAATGCTGCCAGCGAGAGGGAGCTCTATATCCCATCTGTGGACCTTCTGACTGCCCAG gACCTGCTGTCCTTTGAGCTGTTGGATATAAATATTGTCCAAGAGTTGGAGAGAGTGCCCCACAACACCCCTGTGG ATATGACTCCCTGCATGTCTCCTCTGCCACATGACAGTCCTTTAATAGAGAAGCCAGGCTTGGGGCAGATACAGGAAGAGAGTGAAGGGGCGGGATTTAAAGAACTTCCTG attccacagtgTCAGTAAAGAAGAGGGCTGAGAACATTTCTTCAGTGGAGGAAGCAGAAGATGACCTGAGTGGGACCCAGTTCGTGTGTGAGACTGTAATCCGATCCCTTACCTTGGATGCTGCCCCGGATCACAAACCACCTTGCAGACAGAAGTCCACGCACA GGGCAGAATTTCAGTTGCACACCACAGAGGAGCAGCAGCCGGTTGTGCTGCCTGGATTCTGCAGCAAGGAGTCTTCTT TGAAATTTGCTCCACCCGAAGAGGGACCACTTGGAGACGAGAGGGAAGAGATTGTCCGTATTGTTGAAGAAGAAGCTGtcatggaggaggaggaggaggatgagcTCAGAGATGAAGTTCAGAGTCAGTCCTCTGCTTCTTCGGAGGATTACATCATCATCCTGCCTGAGTGCTTTGACACCAGCCGCCCCCTGGGGGACTCCATGTACAGCTCTGCCCTCTCACAGCCAGGCCTGGAGCGAGGGGCTGAAGGCGAGCCTGGGGTTGAGGCTGGGCAGGAACCAGTCGAGGCTGGGGAGAGACCCCCTGGAGGGGAGAACCAGCCACAGGGGCACAGCATCAATGATATCCTTATGACCTCACAGACTCTGGACACAGTGCCCCTGACCCCAGAGGTGGTAGGGCCTTCGCCACGGCTGCCCAG GAGTCCTCCGTATGCACAGCATCATGGTTCCCCAGGAGTGGATTTACCAGTTACCGTACCAGAAGTTTTTTCAGTCCCTGATCAGAGCAGAGGAG AGCTCAGAGGCTCATCAGGACTTGTAAACAGCAGACAGAAGAGCTCTGACCACTCAAG GCACCACCACGGGAGCAGCATTGCTGGAGGGCTGGTGAAGGGGGCTTTGTCTGTTGCCGCCTCTGCATACAAGGCCTTGTTTGCTGGACCACCGGTCACTGCACAG CCAATAGTTTCCGAAGATCAGACAGCAGCCCTGATGTCCCATCTCTTTGAAATGGGATTCTGTGACAGGCAGCTAAACCTAAGGCTGCTGAAGAAACACAATTACAACATCCTGCAGGTTGTGACAGAACTCCTTCAGATCAACAACGACGACTGGTACAGCCACCGCTACTGA